In Yamadazyma tenuis chromosome 7, complete sequence, the sequence CAACGTTGTCAATGTCGATGCCTCTTTCGACATGTCCTTGAGGATCAAAGAAAACTTCGGAGTGCAAGCACTGGTCAGAATGGGCCTTTTCGAAGTAAGCCATAGCCAAGTCATAAAAGTCCTCTTCATGGATCAACACACTCATTCCAATATAGTAGTGGTCCAAGAAATCTTGCAAATTGGCAAAATTGTTGTATCTCTCATCGCATTCTTCGACGGTTTTGGGAAGCAAGTCTGGGAGAGTGATGTTGTTTCTTTCggccaatttgaagagCAAACTAGGCTGTAAAGTACCTTCAAGGTGTAAGTGGTGCTCACACTTAGGCAATTCGTGGAGGAAATCCTTAATATGTCCGGAACAATCGAAACTCATGGTGGTGACGGGATgagctttgaagaaattctTGAGGGTGTGCGAGATATGGTAGGGAGCCAGAAAAAGAAATTCTCTTCTTAATAacttttgcagccatgAGGGCGATGTAGAGGTGAGTTGTTTGGAGATCTATTGTTGCTACAAATGATACCTTTGGACATGGAACTTATTGTAGGCAATGATGATACTTTCTTGGAAACAAATAACTGATCCCATTGTAGTCTGGTATACTCCCAGACACATTATGTAGTTATGTGTGATTTTGGAATCCCCTGAGGACTAAATTAGGTAAGTGATATCAGTGTGTAGTGGTAGGTGCTAGGTCAAGTTCTCCTTGACACATAGCTTTTATTGAGTTTAACAATACTTCTAAGATTATGTTGAAAACATTACATAATTAATTGACAATATCAATAATTTACTTCTTCCCATTTAAACACCCCAATAACACATCTTTCGGTTGCGGCCATATCTAGCAGAAAGCACCGTTTCCCGTCCGATCAACTGTAGTTAAGCTGCTAAGAGCGAGACCGAGTAGTGTAGTGGGAGACCATACGCGAAACTCTCGTGCTGCAATCTTTTTTTTTGGTAGAGATTGCGAGAGGGTGGCTAAGGTTTTGGTGAAGGTTTTAGGGAAGGAGACCTGTTGGAGCAATTGCTTCCCTGAATCAAAGACAGGCCTGTTTAAACAGATAGATACTTCATAGTCCGCGGTAGAATGTTGAAATAACTACAATAACCACAATTACGGCAACAAGTGTTTTGGCTAGTAATTGTGTTCAGAGAATCGACCGCCAAGTGACATAGCCGAGGTGTTTTGGGTCATTTCCACCGAATCCTCCAGACAAGATTTTGATTAAGGGGTCAGGAATATTCTGAAACATGACTGTTTCCCCTATACCATCGGGCTGTGGATGCGAATACTGTGTGAAATCTAAAATTAGAATCGCTGCTGAAAATATCTCTGATAAATTGAAAACCAAGGGCATGAGAGATTTTAGAAAGTCGCCAAGACCCAGATGTATAGCACCGGGCTTAGAGTGGAGACAGCTCAGAATTTCCTACGTTTATAAGTACTCTCACatcttccacttctttATCTCGTCATTGAATCGTTTATCTAATACGCAACTGAAACAATTTGACACACTGTGAAGTCCCCACACCTGATCCAAGCCAACTTTAAAAGAACGTGACATACCTTTAGCATTTAATTCACGAACTAGAGATCAGTATTTCAAATACCTGCCTGTTCAACTTTTAGTTAAGCCATTTGCTAAGCCATTTGTTCAGTTATTTGTTCAGTTATTTGTTCAGCCATTTGTTTACCTTTAGGTGCGACTCgtgcaaaaaaaaatcttGATCTCGTCTATTAATATTGGCATCTACTTAATTCGAATTCTTCACCCATTTCTAACCTGGTTTCTTCCATGAGTGGTCACAACTACAATTACAACCAGCAGTATGGGCATCATACTGGGTCTGGCTACGCGGGACCCCAGCAGTCAGGTACCTATAACTacaatcaccaaagaatCCCTAGTGATCATTCTATCAACTTCACACAACCTCCACCCGTTTATAATCAGTCGTACACGCAAGCAGGTAATGACACATACGAAGACTTGACGAGTTTTTACAGAGACGAGAACAATGATACGTATGACAGACCGTCTCAGATATTCAACACGTCTTCCACCCATTTAAACCCCAATCAGCCGTACACAAATAACCCGTTTAATGGAGGTTCATCGAGTTTTGAAGACTTGCACAATGCTCCTGAACCGTTGACTTCTCACGACAACTATGAAATGAATCAATTTCACGGAGATAGTTATACCCAACACAATAACTTCAACCAGGCATTTGTTCCTCATGTatatgatgatgatgacgaggaagaaCGAGAATTCGACAAAAATATCGAGTATAACGAGTTTGTTGGAGACCATTACGACTTGAATGCAGTACATGCTCCTGTGtatgatgacgatgattCTCCTTTTGCTGATGAAGCTGAGGAATTTGAAAAGCCTCCTGAAGAGGAAGCAGTGAGATCCAAACCTCATATAGGGATTGCATCGGGTTTGAACGGGCACTTGGTATTGGATTGTCCAGTGGCTACCGAATTATTGAGAAAGTTTCCTGATTATAAGGGTGACCTCAAAGATGGCGGTTTATCGAGAGAGTTCGCTTATATGAGATACACAGCTGTAACCTGTGGTCCTTCTAACTTCTACAAGGACGGGTATATTCTAAGACCAGTACACTATCCTCAGCCAAGAGAGACCGAATTGATGGTAGTGATCACTATGTATAACGAAGATGACCTTTTGTTGGCCAGAACTTTGAAGGGtgtgttcaagaacattAAACACTTGGAATCTAGAAACAGATCTTCAGTTTGGGGTAAAGATTCTTGGAAAAAAGTGGTTGTTTGCATAGTTTCGGATGGACGgtccaagatcaatgaaCGTGCACAAGCGTTGTTGGCAGCTTTGGGTGTTTATCAGGATGGTTTGGCCAAATCGCAGGTTGATGACAAAAAGGTCAAAGCTCATATGTATGAATACACCACCAGAGTGGGGATTTCCAGCGTGGATGATACGGTTAAGTTGACTACCGAAAAGATTGTTCCCGTTCAATTGTTGTTCTgcttgaaagaagaaaataCGAAGAAGATTAATTCCCATAGATGGTGCTTCCAAGCCATTAGTCAAATCTTGGACCCTAAAATTATTGTGTTGTTGGACGCCGGTACTCAGCCAACTGGTAAGTCATTATACCATTTATGGAAGGAGTTCGATAAGGATCCACAAGTGGCTGGTACATGTGGAGAAATCAAAGCCTCCTTAAAGAAGAgagaaatcatcaccaatccAATTACGTATGGCCAAAATTTCGAGTACAAGATCTCCAATATATTGGATAAACCTACCGAATCTGTATTCGGGTTCATTTCAGTGTTGCCAGGTGCTTTTTCTGCTTATAGATATGTGGCTCTATTGAACGATATCAATGGCAAAGGTCCGTTGGAGAAGTATTTCAAGGGTGAATTTTTGCACAGTAGTGGAGAGTTGGATcccaatgatgatgaataTGTCTTGAAATCCCAACAGctaaaagaagaagcaggtATCTTTACCTCCAACATGTATCTTGCTGAAGACAGAATCTTATGTTATGAGTTGGTAGCTAAGAAGAATTGTTCTTGGTTATTGAGATACTGTAAAAGTGCTAGTGCTGAAACAGATGTTCCTGACAGGTTAGCTGAGTTTATCTTGCAAAGAAGGAGATGGTTAAATGGTTCTTTCTTTGCAGCCATATATTCGTTGGCTCATTTCCCCAAGATTTGGGGTTCTTCCCATAGTATTGGTAGAAAGATATTTTTGCATATCCAATTTGTCTACcagtttttgaatttgattgTATCTTGGTTTTCTATTGGTACTTACTTTTTGGTGTTCAGAATCTTAACTACAGGGTTATCCGACTCTAGTTTGGGATTTGCTCCTGGTAACATTTTATCGGTTATTTTCCTATGGTTGTATCTTGCTTCATTGGTTACGACTTTTGTTTTGAGTTTTGGTAATAAACCTAAGGGAACAGAAAAGTTCTATATTGTGATTGTGATTTTCTTTGCCATATTGATGGCGTATATgatttttgcagccatttttATGGCGGTGAACTCGGTGCAGCAGATTTATAATGATAACGAGAAGATTACGGTGAAGCTATTTTTCCTGAATTCAGAATTCAGAGACTTGGTGGTAGCAACTTGTTCTACTTATGCATTGTACTTCTTGGCATCGTTCTTATATTTTGAACCATGGCACATGTTCACGTCCTTCGTGCAATATATCTTGTTGTCTCCTTCATACATCAACGTGTTGAACATTTACGCCTTCTGTAacattgatgatatttcCTGGGGTACCAAGGGAGACGTTGGAGCCAAGGATTTGGGGGTGGCGAAGGTCAGAGATGATGGTACCTTTGATGTCAACattccaattttgaaggaagagatCAACCAATCTTATTTGAACCAATTGGAGAAGATTAAGAAGccagttgaagatgacggAAGTGGATATGCTTCTAATAACGACGATTATTATGCGTTCATCAGATCCATGACGGTCTTGGTCTGGATGATCTCTAATTTTGTGATTGTGGCATTGGTCTTAAAAACCGGTGGATTATCCCAGTTTGGCGGCACTAGTCAAGAAAAGAGAGAGACTATATTTTTGACGGTAATCTTATGGATGGTAGCATTCATGGCACTTTTCCGGTTCATTGGATGCGTTTTGTACTTGATCCAAAGATTCTTAAGAAGTTTCAAGCTGTCGACATCCTACCAAAGGCAACAAAAGGGCTTACTTTAGTTTCTACTAAGTATGTAAAGAATTCACATTATATGTCATTAGACGTTTCGCGTATGGTAGAGTCTGATTTTCGCATTGTTTacatttgatcaaacaaCTCCATGAATAAAAAACGTAGGAACGACGAGTTCTTAGCTCAATTGGGCGAGCCTCTACCGTTGCCCTATAAGATCAACGATGACCCATCATCAAATGCCCCCGAGTTTTCCCGAGATCTCTTAAACAGTAGCTTGCTTTATCGAAAACCCAGCACGGGCCCATCGGTGCTTAAAcagttggaagatgaaatcGACGAGGAGCTAGTCAACCCAAACACGTCGTCGAATAGCCATCGGCTCATACAGCTACATAATCAGAGGCCGAACCCCATACGAAGAGAATTTGTTAAGAAACTGAGAGATCTTGATCTCATCGATTCCATCGAAACTCAGCTTGAATATGTCAAGGAACTACTCAAGGCCAACAAATTGACTTCAACTGAGGTTAGTTTCTTACATGAGATCAAGTATCAACTCGAATCCCATCTTCACCCAGCTGTCACGACTGAAAGTGAGAATCTATCTCCAATTATGCAAGAGCTTGAGAAATTACAAGAACTAGAGAAACTCAATCACGAACTTCATGAAAACACTACAGTAAGGCCAAAAGGGTTTTTTCCTATATTAAACAAGTCAACTGTGTTGCTTGTTTTTCTATGTACACTAATGTTTCTATCGATTCCATATTTGTTCAGTTTCAGCAAATATGAATACTGCTATTATTATTGTTGAACCACCATCCAGATAGAAGCAAGGATCGTGGACACCCGAAATCATGACATTTAATTCGTGACTGTAATATACATCAACCGAAAGTTTATTCGTCGTAATCATTACTTGGTGGACTGGCAGCTTCACTGTTCAAGTATAAATCAATTGCAACAGAAAAAGCAGCAAATCCAGCACATCCCACAAATGCAGCTTGTGGGCCAGCATTTATGGATAATGCAGCGCCCGTGATACACCCGGCACTGATACCGTTGTAAATATCATGTTTGGCTCTTAAGCTTTCTATTGAACATTCCACACCCGAGTACACCATTCCAATGTATCCAAAGTTCTTAGCAGAGTTCCAAGACCTTTTTCCCATATCTGTGAATTGTAACTTCATCTGTTGTTTAAGAGGTAACTGACTGATATGATTGACGGCAGTGGTTCCGACGGGAACATCATACGCCATCGAAGCCATGAACAAACCGAAGAAACCACCTAAACCAAACCCAGAGACTCCAGCCATGGCAGTTTTACCGGGACAGGATTGCATAAAGGCGATCATCAGCTTAGCACCTTGCTCTGCAACCTCCTCTTGGGTCATTTGCTCCTGAGGCTTTTGCGGAGCAGTAGGATCATAGACGCCAAACATGTTTACTTGAAATTTTTGCTGAACTGAGTCGCATTTTTTTAAGCGGCTGAGATGTAGGAGAGGAACATCGCcagaagaaggagatgaGATATTAAAGTTACGATGAACGTTGTCATTATGACTAGATTGCTGTCGTCCGTTATTTTTCGGCACTGGTCAATACCTTGTTTGTACTCAATGAAGTGTGAAAACAAAATGCTCACAGATACAGCACATAATAGGCCTTTCGAAAGGTCAATTAAGTGGAAATAGATCGATACTAGTTGTACGTTAGCTTCAATCAGGTGATTACGTTCATAGATTCAATATTTCCAATTAATAGAATAGAACACCTTTTGACAAATGTAACCATGAAGAGAACATTACTGGGCCAAAGTAACCTTCTTCATGCTAACATATATGAGAGCATACACTAACACCGGAGGAGGGTTTACCGCCAGATGAAATAATAACTCAAAAAGCATGAACATATAACTCGTAGGATATTAAAATTCAGACAAGTTGTAAACCCATGAGATCTTGTTAAAGGGCCAAGTTAAGGCACGTATGCTTGAAGCATGAAGCTAGCTCCACACATAAATGACTAGCTTCTTATAGCTGTGCCGATTTGTGGCCATTCCGTAGAATGTATGCAGATAAAAAATTCTTTTGTGGCTAAtcttttgtggagaaaGATGGGGCTGACACATCTTATCAAGAGGAGAAGGGTAGTGCCCTACTCATTTGGAATGGGGAAATCATTCAAAACGCAAGTACCCACCATGTACCCCGTAGAATCCTCCGGCAATAGTTGTGATTGTTCAACATACCAGCATTCATCGGTGGCACGACAGACATATTCAAAGTTTATCATGGAAACTGGTGATAACCCCAGAATTGTAGAGTGTGCGGCGACAATATCGGGTGATGGCTGCAAGGGTCTCGCACCACAAAGATAGATCGTACCATGGCGGAACTTGTAACATGATTTCCTTGAGTCCAAAGGACCAAAGGACCACATACATCTTGCCTTAATTTCTGTTGTGCAACATCGTCCAATTGTACACAACACTAAagaaaacttgtttgaagGGGTAGTTGATCCACAAATTCCACTGCATACCCCTGAAGTTCCCCATCTCTCATGGTCTCCTA encodes:
- the TIM22 gene encoding Mitochondrial import inner membrane translocase subunit tim22 (COG:U; EggNog:ENOG503P30H), whose translation is MFGVYDPTAPQKPQEQMTQEEVAEQGAKSMIAFMQSCPGKTAMAGVSGFGLGGFFGLFMASMAYDVPVGTTAVNHISQLPLKQQMKLQFTDMGKRSWNSAKNFGYIGMVYSGVECSIESLRAKHDIYNGISAGCITGAALSINAGPQAAFVGCAGFAAFSVAIDLYLNSEAASPPSNDYDE
- the CHS2_2 gene encoding Chitin synthase, class 2 (COG:M; EggNog:ENOG503NUPC; CAZy:GT2_Chitin_synth), with translation MSGHNYNYNQQYGHHTGSGYAGPQQSGTYNYNHQRIPSDHSINFTQPPPVYNQSYTQAGNDTYEDLTSFYRDENNDTYDRPSQIFNTSSTHLNPNQPYTNNPFNGGSSSFEDLHNAPEPLTSHDNYEMNQFHGDSYTQHNNFNQAFVPHVYDDDDEEEREFDKNIEYNEFVGDHYDLNAVHAPVYDDDDSPFADEAEEFEKPPEEEAVRSKPHIGIASGLNGHLVLDCPVATELLRKFPDYKGDLKDGGLSREFAYMRYTAVTCGPSNFYKDGYILRPVHYPQPRETELMVVITMYNEDDLLLARTLKGVFKNIKHLESRNRSSVWGKDSWKKVVVCIVSDGRSKINERAQALLAALGVYQDGLAKSQVDDKKVKAHMYEYTTRVGISSVDDTVKLTTEKIVPVQLLFCLKEENTKKINSHRWCFQAISQILDPKIIVLLDAGTQPTGKSLYHLWKEFDKDPQVAGTCGEIKASLKKREIITNPITYGQNFEYKISNILDKPTESVFGFISVLPGAFSAYRYVALLNDINGKGPLEKYFKGEFLHSSGELDPNDDEYVLKSQQLKEEAGIFTSNMYLAEDRILCYELVAKKNCSWLLRYCKSASAETDVPDRLAEFILQRRRWLNGSFFAAIYSLAHFPKIWGSSHSIGRKIFLHIQFVYQFLNLIVSWFSIGTYFLVFRILTTGLSDSSLGFAPGNILSVIFLWLYLASLVTTFVLSFGNKPKGTEKFYIVIVIFFAILMAYMIFAAIFMAVNSVQQIYNDNEKITVKLFFSNSEFRDLVVATCSTYALYFLASFLYFEPWHMFTSFVQYILLSPSYINVLNIYAFCNIDDISWGTKGDVGAKDLGVAKVRDDGTFDVNIPILKEEINQSYLNQLEKIKKPVEDDGSGYASNNDDYYAFIRSMTVLVWMISNFVIVALVLKTGGLSQFGGTSQEKRETIFLTVILWMVAFMALFRFIGCVLYLIQRFLRSFKSSTSYQRQQKGLL